TGCTGTCCCAGGTGCGCGCCCACGTCCGCCAGCACCTCGGGGACGCCACGCTGAGCCCGCAGTCGATCGCCGACGCACACCACATCTCGGTCCGGTCACTGCACCGGCTCTTCGAGGCCGAGGACACCACGGTCGCGGCGTACATCCGGGACCAGCGACTGGAGCGATGCCGCCGCGACCTCGCCGACCCGGCCCTGCGGGACCGGCCCATCCAGATGATCGCCGGCCGCTGGGGCTTCCGGGACAAGGCGCACTTCAGCCGGGCGTTCCGGGCCGCGTACGAACAGACGCCTCAGGCGTACCGGGGGCGGCATCTCGAACAGGCACGCATCGTCAACCGTGCGGCGTCCGTGGTCAACTCCGAGCCGCAATACTGACTGCGGGCCGACGGCCGGGAAACCGGCGCGGCCCACTGGTATCGGGGGGCCGTGGCGAGGCGCCCGCGACAGTTCCGTCGCGGGCGACCGCCCGGTGCCGGCGCCCGCAGCGGCGGACGCGCCCCGACCACCGGCCCTCGACGGCCACGCCGGTTTCCGGCCCCGTCGTACTTCCCCCAGGACTCGCGGCGGGGCCGGTCAGGCCTCCTCCAACAACACCAGGACGGCCTTCTCCACCGCCTCCCGCGGCATCTCGGGCTCCACCGGGGCAACCACCCCGTCGTGGTAGAGGTCGACCACCCGCGGGTCCACGTACGACGTCCGCGCCACGGTGGGCGTGTTGCCGAGCAGCTCGGCGACCGACCGCATCACGGCGGCCACCGCCCGTTTGCGGGCCGTCGCGGACCGCTGCCCGGCCGCCGTCGCCAGCTCGGTGGCGGCCAGCACGGTGGCGTGCCAGGTACGGAAGTCCTTGGCCGTCATCTCCCCGCCGCTGGCGTCGCGCAGGTAGTCGTTGACCTCGTCGCTGCGGACGTCCCGCCAGGCCCGGCCGTCCCAGTAGCCGAAGAGCCGCTCCTGGGCCCGCCGCCGGCGACGCAGGTTGGTCAGCACCCGGCACAGCTCGGGATCCTCGATCCGGCGGACCTGCTCGATGCCGCCCTTGGCCGGAAACTCGAAGACCACGCAGCCGCCCCGGGACCGGGCGTGCTCGGGGCGCAGGGTGGCCACGCCGAAGGTGGGGTCGTCGCCGGTGGCGTACTGGTCGCTGCCGACCCGGAACGTCCCCATGTCCAGCAGCCGGGTGACCGTGGCGAGGACCCGCTCCCGGCGCAGCCCGCCCAGCGTCAGGTCCTGGCCGACCCGCTCGCGCAGCACCGGCAGCCGCTGCGCCACCTCCAGCACGTGGTCGAACTTGGCCTCGTCGCGTTTCTGCCGCCACGCCGGGTGGTAGAGGTACTGCTTGCGGCCGGCCGCGTCGACCCCGGTGGCCTGGATGTGCCCGTTCGGATACGGCGAGATCCAGACGTCCTGCCAGGCCGGCGGGATGACCAACTCGCCCAGCCGGGCCAGCTCGTCGGGGTCGCGCACCGGCTCGCCCTTCGGATCGACGAAGAGCCAGCCCTTACCGCGCCGCCGGCGTCCGTACCCCGGCCCGCCCGGATCACTACGCCGCAATCGCACCGGAGACCCGCACCGCCCGTTCCGCCTCGTCCGCCGCGGCCAGCACCTCGTCGACCGGGATGGCCGCCAATATCGGGTCGCTTCCTACCCCGCCGGCGGCGGCCCAATCCCGGTCGCTCCGCGGGCGGCGCGTGACGCCCAGCACGCGGTGCCGGGGCCGGTCCGGCGGCGGCCCCCAGTGTGCCGGCGGGACCGGACCGAAGAGCACCACCGAGGCAGTGCCGTACCCGGTGGCCAGGTGGGCGACGCCGGTGTCCCCGCTGACCACCAGCCGGGCGCCGGCGACCAGCGCGGCCAGCTCGGTCAGACCGGTCCGACCGGCGAGCACCGCCTCCGGCGGCAGCCCCGCGTCCCGGGCCACCCGGCCGGCCAGCTCCCGTTCCTCGGCGGAGCCGGTGAGCACCACCCGGTGGCCCCGGCCCGCCAGGGCCCGGGCCAGCGTCGCGAAGCGCTCCGCGGGCCAGCGCTTCGCGGGGATCTTGCTGCCCGGATGCAGCACCGTGGCGCCGGCCGGGGCCCCCGCAGCGGGCGGGCGGCGCAGCGCCAGGTCCGCCGGGTCGGCCGGCAGTCCGTACCCGTGCAGCAGCCGGCACCAGCGGCGGACCTCGTGCTCGTCGTCGTCCCACGCCGGGCCGTCGGGGTGGCCGGCCTCGGCGTTGCGGTAGGCGAGCAGCCGGTGCGGCCGGACGGCGGCCAGCAGCCGGTGCGACTGCGGGCCGCGGCCGTGCAGGTTGACCGCCACCTCCGGTGGCGGCCCGGACCAGGCGAGGCGGTCCAGGCCGGCGGTGGGCAGCACCCGGTCCACCGCGCCGACCAGGTCGGCCAGCGGGGCCAGCCAGGCCGGGGCGGCCAGCACCAGCTCCCGGTCCGGGAAGCCGGCCCGTAGGCCACGCAACGCCGGCACCGCCGTGGCCAGGTCGCCCACCCCGAGCGCCCGGAGCACCAGGATCACGGGTACGACGACTCCTGGTCGGCGCAGACCACCATCTCCCGCACGGCGCAGCCGGCCGGCTGGGAGAGGGCGAACATGATCGCGGCGGCGGTGTCGGCGGGCTCGTTGAGCGCGGCGTCCGGCCCGGGACGGTACTGCGCGTCCCGCTCGTCGAAGAAGGCGGTGCGCATGCCGCCCGGGATCAGCAGGGTGACCCCGACCGCGCCGGCCAGTTCGGCGGCGAGCGCCCGGGTGAAGCCGACCACCCCGAACTTCGCCGCGCAGTAGGCGGTGGCGTCGCTGACCGCCTTGACGCCGAGGGTGGAGGCGACGGTGACGATGCTCCCCCGGGACGCCTGCAGGTAGGGCAGCGCGGCCCGGATCACCGCCACGGTGGCGAGCAGGTCCACCGCGACGATCCGCTCCCAGGTCTGGGCCGGGACGTCGATCAGCTTGCCGGGCACGTCCATGCCGGCCGCGGTGACCACGGCGTCCAGGCCGCCGGAGCGTTCCGCCAGGTCCCGGGTGGCCACCTCGGCGGCCCGGGTGTCGGCCAGGTCGCACTCGACCCACGGCACCCCGTCGGCGGGGCGGTGCCGGTCCACCACGAGGGGGCGGCCGCCGGCCCGGGCCACCGCGGTGACCACCGCCGCGCCCAGCCCGCTCGACCCGCCGGTCACCAGGACGGTGGGTCCGGCCCCAGGTGCCGCACTGGTGCTCATGCCGCCGCCTCCCTCCGGGCGGCGACGGCACGAGGCCCGACCGCGCCGAGCCGGACGATCCGCTCGCTCATTGCGCTCCCTCCGCCGTGGACCGGGTGACCGCCTCCCGGCGCCCGGCCTCCGCCAGGACCGCCGCGGCGGGCCAGCCGGCCGAGCCGCGACCGGCGCGGGCCGCCGCGATCATGTCGCTGGTGGACCGGCCGTCCAGGTACGGCACGACCACCGTGTGCCCGCCCCAGCGGGCCAGGATCTCCGCCTCCGGCAGGGTCTCCTCGCCGCCGCCGCTGGCGTAGTCACCGCCCTTGACCCAGACGTCCGGGCGCAACCAGGACAGGGCGGCGTGCGGGGTCGGCTCGTCGAAGATGACCACGGCGTCCACGCAGCTCAGCGCGGCGAGCAGGCGGCTCCGGTCGCCCTGCGGCACGACCGGGCGCGCCGGTCCCTTCAGCCCGGCCACGCTGGCGTCGGAGTTGAGGCAGACCACCAGGCAGTCGCCGAGCTGCCGGGCCGCCTCGAGGGTCGCCACGTGCCCGGCGTGCAGCAGGTCGAAACAGCCGCCGGTGGCGACGACCGTGCCGCCGGCCGCGCGTACCTGGGCCACCACGGCACCGGCGGCGGCCGCGCCGATCCGGTCCCCGCCGGCGCTGACCACCACCGGGGAGGCGGTCCGCACGGGCGCCGGCAGCGCGGTCGCCACTCCCCCGCCGGCCACGTACGCGGACGCCTCGGCGACCGCCTCCTGCACCGCCTCGGAGACGAGCGCGCCCTGGGCCAGGGCGAGGGTGGCCGCGGCCGCGAACCGGTCTCCCGCCCCGCAGGTGTCCCCCTCGGCGGCCGGGGCCGGCACCACCAGCGGGGTGGAGCCGGCGTGGCAGAGCAGCGCGCCGTCCCCGCCCAGGGTGACCGCGACCGCGCCGGCCCGCCAGCGCTGGCGCAGGGTCTGCGCCCCCCGGGACGCGGTGACCAGCCGGGACCCGCCGGGCGGCAGCTTCGCCAGCTCCCGCGCCTCGGACTCGTTCGGGGTCACCAGCTGCGCCCCGGGCACCGCCGCCGGACCGCGCGGGTGCGGGTCCCAGACCACCGGAGCGCGGGTGGCGGAGAGCGCGGCCCGCAGCGCCGGGTGCCGGGCGACGCCCCGGCCGTAGTCGCTGACCAGCACGGCGGAGGCGGTGGCGAGCAGCCGCAGCACCGCCTCGCTCGGCTCGCCCGGCTCGCCGGCCGGGCCGCCCCGGTCGTGCCGCAGCAGCACCCGGCCCCGGGCGTGCAGCCGGATCTTCTCCGGGGTGGCGCCGGCCAGCGGGAGCCCGTACAGCTGCACCCCGGCGGCGGCGAGCAGGGTGCCGATCCGGGCCCCGCCGGCGTCGTCGGCGAGCGCGGTGACCAGCGCGACCTCCGCGCCGCCGGCGGCGGCGAAGACCGCGGCCAGGCCGGCGCCCCCGGGCCGGTCGACGTACGTGCTCTCGTCGAGGACCGGGACCGGGGAGTCCGGGCAGAGCCGGTTCACCGTCCCCTCGACGTCCCGGTCCAGCAGGGTGTCACCGAGCACCACCACGGGTCCTGCCATGCTCGACCTCCTCATCGGGCCCGCACCTCCCGGTCGGGGGCGTCCCCGAGCACCACCTCGACGCCGGTGCGCACCGGACCGGCCGCCGGCCGGGCGGCGAGCGCCGCGGGCAGGGCCCGGTCGACGTACTCGCAGAGCACGTGGGTGGCGACCAGATGCAGCTCCTGCACCACCTGGCTGTCCGGGGACTCGATGGCGAGGGTCTCGTGGCACAGTTCGGCCAGTGGGTTCGGTGCGGGGCCGGTGAAGGCCCAGCAGCGCAGTCCGGTGTCGTGTGCGGCGTGGGCGGCGGTGAGGAGGTTGTCGCTGGTGCCGCTGGTGGACATGAGCAGGAGGATGTCGTCGGGTCGGCCGTGGGCGCGGACCTGGCGGGCGAAGACCTGCTGGTAGCCGTAGTCGTTGCCGATGGCGGTGAGGGCGGAGGTTTCGGCGTGCAGGGCGATGGCCGACAGGGGTTCGCGGTCGTCGCGGAGCTTGCCGACCAGTTCGGCGGTGAGGTGCTGGGCCTCGGCGGCGCTGCCGCCGTTGCCGGCCACCAGCAGCCGGCCGCCCCCGGCCAGCCGGTTCGCCAGCTCGCCGCCCCAGCGGGCCAGCAGCAGCTCCGACTGCCGCAGCGGCAGCAGCGCGGCGGCGAGCCGGGTCAGGTGGTCCTCCAGCACGGTGCCGCCGACCGCCGGCCCGGGCGCCGCCATCAGGCGACCACCCGGGTGGGCCGGCGCACCGTGGCCACCGCGCCGTAGAGCTCCGCCAGCCGCTCAGCCGTCCCCGACCAGGAGTAGTGGGTCCGGGCCCGCTCCAGGGCCGCCGTGGCGTACGCGAAGCGACGGATCCGGTCGCCGAGGAGCCGGCGGATCGCCGCGCCGAGCGCCGCCGGGTCCCGGGCCGGCACCAGGTCCCCGGTCCGCCCCGGCACCACCGTGTCGACCAGCCCGCCGACGGCGGTGCCGAGCACCGGCACGCCGCACGCCATCGCCTCCAGCGGGGTGAGCCCGAACGGCTCGTACCAGGGGGCGGCGACCAGCACGTCCGCCGAGCGGTACCAGCGACCCATCTCCTCCCGGGGCACCGCGCCGATCAGCTTGACCCGGTCGGCGACGCCGCACGACTCGGCGAGCGCGCGCAGCCGCAGCGCGTACGGGTCGGTCTCCAGCAGCCCGGCCGGCGGGCCGCCCACCACCACGCACTCGGCGTCGGGGACCAGCGCGGTGGCCCGGATGACGTCCTGGAAGCCCTTGCGTTCCACCAGCCGGCCGACGGTGAGGATGCGCGCCCGGCCGCCCTCCCGCTCGGCGACCGGGCCGAGCGGGGCGAACGTGGACAGGTTCACCCCGGACGGGATGACGGTCATCCGGGACCGGGGCACCCCCATCCGGACCAGCTCGGCGACCTCGTCCTGGCACTGGGCGACCACCCGGTCGACGGAGCGGCCCAGCTTCCGCTCGTGCCCGACCCGGCCCGGCGGACTGGTGTCCTGCGCGCCCTGGTGCCGCCGCTTCACGGTGCCGAGCGCGTGGTACGTCTGCACCACCGGCACCCCGGTGCGCCGCCCGGCGGCGAGCGCGGCGAGCCCGCTCATCCAGAAGTGCGCGTGGACCACCTCGGGCTGCCAGTCGCCGGCGCGCCACCGCTCGGCCAGCCACTCCCCGAACGCCGGCATGTACGGCAGCAGGTCGTCCTTGGCGACCGGCTCGGCGGGCCCGGCGGGCACGTGCACCACGTCGTACCCGTCCGGGGCGCGGACCGTGACGGGCAGGTCCACGGCGTCGAGCCGGGTGTAGACCCGCACGTCGTGACCGGCGGCCACGAGCGCGGCGGAGAGCTCCGCGACATGCGTGTTCTGGCCGCCGGCGTCCTCCCCGCCGAGGACGGCGAGCGGGCTGGCGTGCTCCGAGATCATCGCGATGCGCATACTTCCTCCTCCAGCAGCCGGTCCCAGTCGGCGAGAAAACGCTCCAGGCCGTAGCGGTTGCGGGCGGCGGCCCTGGCCTCGGCACCCGCCCGGCGGGCGGCCGACGGGTCGTCGACGAAGGTCCGGGCCGCTTCCAGCAGCACGTCCATTCGGGTGGAGAGGGCGCCGGCGGACGGCGGCACCGCCGCCACCGCCTCGGTGGTGGCCAGCGCCACCACCGGCATGCCGATGGCCATCGCCTCGATCAGGCTCAGCCCGAGCGAGGTCCACCGGCACAGGTGCAGGTACGCCCGCCGCCGGGCCAGCTCGGCATGCATGGCGTGCTGTGGCACGTCGTCGTGGCTGGTCAGCCGCTCCGGAGGCAGCCCGAGCCGATCGGCCAGCCCGGCCACCCCCATGCCGTAGACGTCCAGCGGAGCGATCTCGGCGAAGCGGGTCAGCAGGTCGGTTCCGGTGACCCGCCAGCGGCGTACCGGCTCGTTGATGACGACGGCCAGCCGGTCCAGCTCGCCGGTCCACTCGGCGGCCGGGGCGACCACCCCGTGCTCCACCACGGCGGTGCGGGTGCCGCCGTTGTCCCAGAACAGCTCGTTGAAGTGGGTGACGTGGGTGAGCAGCAGGTCGTCCCGGTCGGCCATCGGGTGGCGGGTGTTCGGCACGTCGCCCTTCGGGGTGTTGTGCTCGACGTAGATCGCCGGCAGGTCCCGGCCCACCCGGCGGCCCAGCCATTCGCAGGCCAGGTCGAACTCCTCCGGGCGTTGCAGCAGCACCACGTCCACGTCGGCGCGGCGCAGCTCCTGCGGGGTCACCTCGACGGCGGTGTCCGGCCATGGGTAGGTGCGCGCCCGGCCGAGGCCGTACGGGCCGCGGTCCGGGGTGACCGGCACCAGGTACCGGTGTTTGCCGTGCACGAACGAGGTGGTCCACGATCCGTGCACGTGCCAGACCAGGACGTTCATCGGACCACCCCACCGGTCACCCGGACCGCGCCGACCGGTTCCGGCGCGTCGGCGGGGACCCCGAGCAGCCGCAGCGCCTCCAGCACCCGCCCCGGCTCCACGGCGGAGAGGCAGGGGTGCCCGGGGACCGGGCAGCGGGTGGCCCGGGTGTCCCGGCAGTCCGCCCCGGCGTCGCCGAGCCGCACCGTCGGTACCCGGTACGGCCCCCACTGTCCGAACGGGACGGTCGGCGCGAAGAGGCTGACCACCGGCACGTTCAGCGCGGCGGCCAGGTGCGCCGGGCCGGTGTTGCCCACCACCAGCGCGCCCGCCCGCGCGACGACCGCCGCCAGCTCGGCGAGCCCGGTGCGCCCACCCAGGTCGATGCCGCCCGCGGCGGCCACCCGGGCGGTCAGCTCCCGCTCGTCCGGGCCGCCGGTCACCACCACCCGATAGCCGGCGGCGGCGAGCACCCGGACGATCCGGGTGGCCAGCTCGGGCGGGCAGGCGCGGGTCTCCACCGAGGAGCCCGGGTGCAGCACGACGTAGCCCGGCGCGCCGGTCTCGACCGGGGCGGCGGGCAGCCGGTCGGTGCGCAGCCGCAACCCCGGCTCGTCGTCGGCGGGCAGGGCGAAGCCGGCCGCCGCGGCGAGGGAGAGCGCCCGCTCCGGTTCGGGCACCCCGACGGGTACCCGGTGCCGCACGTCCAGCAGGGCGCCCGGGTAGTCGTCGCTGATCGCGCTGATCCGGGCGACGCCCGCCATCCGCAGCAGCAGCGCCAGCGGTAGCGCCGACTGGTGGAACGAGGTGAAGACGACCGCCTCGTCCGCGTGCACGGCGGCGAGCCGGCCGGTGAGGTCGGCCAGTTCGGCCGGGTCGACCGGCGGCGCCGGGGCGTCGATCCAGGGCAGCGGCCACTCGATGATCTCGTCGACGCCGGGCAGCAGTTCGGCGGCCGCCCGGCCGCGTGGCCCGCAGAGCAGTACCACCCGTTCCGCTCCGGCCGCCATGGCCCGGATGCCGGGGCCGGTGACCAGCACGTCCCCGGCGGCGTCGCTGCGCGCCACCAGGACGGTGCCCCGCCGGGGTCGGGACGCCGGGGCGGCCACCAAATGCATCCGGCGCAGGATCTCGGTCGCCGCGTCCGGCAGGTCCACCGCGACGGTCGGCGCGGCGGCCACCTCCGCCGACCGGGTGGCCGCGGTGGGGACCATGATCCCGGCCGCGCCCGCCGCCGCGGCGGCGGTCATGTCGGCGCCGATGTCGCCGACCATGACGCAGCGGGTCGGGGTGGTGCCGAGCACCCGGGCGGCGGCGTGCAGCAGGCCCGGGGCGGGCTTGCGGCAGGGGCAGCGGTCCGGCTCGCCGTGCGGGCAGATCTGCCAGCTGTCGAACGGCCCGAGCAGCTCCTCGACCCGGGCATTGACCCGGCGCAGGTCGTCGGCGGTGAAGCAGCCCCGGGCCAGGCCGGACTGGTTGCTCACCACGGCCAGGCGCAGGCCGGCCGC
This sequence is a window from Micromonospora sp. NBRC 110009. Protein-coding genes within it:
- a CDS encoding DNA topoisomerase IB translates to MRLRRSDPGGPGYGRRRRGKGWLFVDPKGEPVRDPDELARLGELVIPPAWQDVWISPYPNGHIQATGVDAAGRKQYLYHPAWRQKRDEAKFDHVLEVAQRLPVLRERVGQDLTLGGLRRERVLATVTRLLDMGTFRVGSDQYATGDDPTFGVATLRPEHARSRGGCVVFEFPAKGGIEQVRRIEDPELCRVLTNLRRRRRAQERLFGYWDGRAWRDVRSDEVNDYLRDASGGEMTAKDFRTWHATVLAATELATAAGQRSATARKRAVAAVMRSVAELLGNTPTVARTSYVDPRVVDLYHDGVVAPVEPEMPREAVEKAVLVLLEEA
- a CDS encoding glycosyltransferase family 9 protein, which produces MILVLRALGVGDLATAVPALRGLRAGFPDRELVLAAPAWLAPLADLVGAVDRVLPTAGLDRLAWSGPPPEVAVNLHGRGPQSHRLLAAVRPHRLLAYRNAEAGHPDGPAWDDDEHEVRRWCRLLHGYGLPADPADLALRRPPAAGAPAGATVLHPGSKIPAKRWPAERFATLARALAGRGHRVVLTGSAEERELAGRVARDAGLPPEAVLAGRTGLTELAALVAGARLVVSGDTGVAHLATGYGTASVVLFGPVPPAHWGPPPDRPRHRVLGVTRRPRSDRDWAAAGGVGSDPILAAIPVDEVLAAADEAERAVRVSGAIAA
- a CDS encoding SDR family oxidoreductase, with the protein product MSTSAAPGAGPTVLVTGGSSGLGAAVVTAVARAGGRPLVVDRHRPADGVPWVECDLADTRAAEVATRDLAERSGGLDAVVTAAGMDVPGKLIDVPAQTWERIVAVDLLATVAVIRAALPYLQASRGSIVTVASTLGVKAVSDATAYCAAKFGVVGFTRALAAELAGAVGVTLLIPGGMRTAFFDERDAQYRPGPDAALNEPADTAAAIMFALSQPAGCAVREMVVCADQESSYP
- a CDS encoding PfkB family carbohydrate kinase, with translation MAGPVVVLGDTLLDRDVEGTVNRLCPDSPVPVLDESTYVDRPGGAGLAAVFAAAGGAEVALVTALADDAGGARIGTLLAAAGVQLYGLPLAGATPEKIRLHARGRVLLRHDRGGPAGEPGEPSEAVLRLLATASAVLVSDYGRGVARHPALRAALSATRAPVVWDPHPRGPAAVPGAQLVTPNESEARELAKLPPGGSRLVTASRGAQTLRQRWRAGAVAVTLGGDGALLCHAGSTPLVVPAPAAEGDTCGAGDRFAAAATLALAQGALVSEAVQEAVAEASAYVAGGGVATALPAPVRTASPVVVSAGGDRIGAAAAGAVVAQVRAAGGTVVATGGCFDLLHAGHVATLEAARQLGDCLVVCLNSDASVAGLKGPARPVVPQGDRSRLLAALSCVDAVVIFDEPTPHAALSWLRPDVWVKGGDYASGGGEETLPEAEILARWGGHTVVVPYLDGRSTSDMIAAARAGRGSAGWPAAAVLAEAGRREAVTRSTAEGAQ
- a CDS encoding D-sedoheptulose-7-phosphate isomerase — its product is MAAPGPAVGGTVLEDHLTRLAAALLPLRQSELLLARWGGELANRLAGGGRLLVAGNGGSAAEAQHLTAELVGKLRDDREPLSAIALHAETSALTAIGNDYGYQQVFARQVRAHGRPDDILLLMSTSGTSDNLLTAAHAAHDTGLRCWAFTGPAPNPLAELCHETLAIESPDSQVVQELHLVATHVLCEYVDRALPAALAARPAAGPVRTGVEVVLGDAPDREVRAR
- a CDS encoding glycosyltransferase, with the protein product MRIAMISEHASPLAVLGGEDAGGQNTHVAELSAALVAAGHDVRVYTRLDAVDLPVTVRAPDGYDVVHVPAGPAEPVAKDDLLPYMPAFGEWLAERWRAGDWQPEVVHAHFWMSGLAALAAGRRTGVPVVQTYHALGTVKRRHQGAQDTSPPGRVGHERKLGRSVDRVVAQCQDEVAELVRMGVPRSRMTVIPSGVNLSTFAPLGPVAEREGGRARILTVGRLVERKGFQDVIRATALVPDAECVVVGGPPAGLLETDPYALRLRALAESCGVADRVKLIGAVPREEMGRWYRSADVLVAAPWYEPFGLTPLEAMACGVPVLGTAVGGLVDTVVPGRTGDLVPARDPAALGAAIRRLLGDRIRRFAYATAALERARTHYSWSGTAERLAELYGAVATVRRPTRVVA
- a CDS encoding glycosyltransferase, whose protein sequence is MNVLVWHVHGSWTTSFVHGKHRYLVPVTPDRGPYGLGRARTYPWPDTAVEVTPQELRRADVDVVLLQRPEEFDLACEWLGRRVGRDLPAIYVEHNTPKGDVPNTRHPMADRDDLLLTHVTHFNELFWDNGGTRTAVVEHGVVAPAAEWTGELDRLAVVINEPVRRWRVTGTDLLTRFAEIAPLDVYGMGVAGLADRLGLPPERLTSHDDVPQHAMHAELARRRAYLHLCRWTSLGLSLIEAMAIGMPVVALATTEAVAAVPPSAGALSTRMDVLLEAARTFVDDPSAARRAGAEARAAARNRYGLERFLADWDRLLEEEVCASR
- a CDS encoding HAD-IIIA family hydrolase, with amino-acid sequence MRRDHERDRCRSARVYPDAGRIPSGLYDAVLLDRDGTLIEDVPYNGDPEKVRPVPGAREALDRLRAAGLRLAVVSNQSGLARGCFTADDLRRVNARVEELLGPFDSWQICPHGEPDRCPCRKPAPGLLHAAARVLGTTPTRCVMVGDIGADMTAAAAAGAAGIMVPTAATRSAEVAAAPTVAVDLPDAATEILRRMHLVAAPASRPRRGTVLVARSDAAGDVLVTGPGIRAMAAGAERVVLLCGPRGRAAAELLPGVDEIIEWPLPWIDAPAPPVDPAELADLTGRLAAVHADEAVVFTSFHQSALPLALLLRMAGVARISAISDDYPGALLDVRHRVPVGVPEPERALSLAAAAGFALPADDEPGLRLRTDRLPAAPVETGAPGYVVLHPGSSVETRACPPELATRIVRVLAAAGYRVVVTGGPDERELTARVAAAGGIDLGGRTGLAELAAVVARAGALVVGNTGPAHLAAALNVPVVSLFAPTVPFGQWGPYRVPTVRLGDAGADCRDTRATRCPVPGHPCLSAVEPGRVLEALRLLGVPADAPEPVGAVRVTGGVVR